The following coding sequences are from one Candidatus Nanopelagicus hibericus window:
- a CDS encoding RNA polymerase-binding protein RbpA encodes MAGGSAIRGSRVGAGPMGEAERGESIARFRVSYWCANGHETKPSFAEDGTVEVPVEWDCPRCGFPAGQDKNKPPMPMKNEPYKTHLAYVKERRTEAEANKILEIALKKHRGED; translated from the coding sequence ATGGCCGGTGGTAGTGCAATTCGTGGAAGTCGTGTCGGTGCTGGACCGATGGGTGAGGCTGAGCGTGGTGAATCAATTGCTCGCTTTCGAGTTTCATACTGGTGTGCAAATGGGCATGAAACCAAACCATCATTTGCAGAGGACGGAACAGTTGAAGTTCCAGTTGAATGGGATTGTCCTAGATGTGGGTTTCCGGCAGGTCAGGATAAAAATAAACCACCAATGCCTATGAAGAATGAGCCTTACAAGACACATTTGGCTTACGTTAAAGAGCGTAGAACTGAAGCTGAAGCAAACAAGATTTTAGAAATTGCCCTAAAAAAACATCGTGGTGAAGACTAA
- the secG gene encoding preprotein translocase subunit SecG: MTLALTIILILTSILMIVLVLLHKGKGSGLSDLFGGGISSTYGGSSVVEKNLDRITIVVGGIWFASVIALSLLLK; this comes from the coding sequence ATGACTTTAGCGTTAACAATTATTCTTATTTTGACCAGCATTTTGATGATTGTGTTAGTACTTTTGCACAAAGGAAAAGGTTCTGGATTATCGGATCTATTTGGCGGCGGGATTTCGTCTACTTATGGCGGATCCTCAGTGGTAGAAAAGAATTTAGATCGAATAACAATTGTTGTTGGCGGTATTTGGTTTGCATCAGTGATAGCACTTAGCTTGTTATTGAAATAA
- the tpiA gene encoding triose-phosphate isomerase, with the protein MRKPLIAGNWKMNLNHLEAIAVTQKLAYSLEDRDYDAVEIVIIPPFTDLRSVQTLIDGDRLRLLYGAQDVSASASGAHTGDISGSMLAKLGCTYVLVGHSERRANHKESDELVNKKIKALLANELKPILCVGEELEIRDAGNHIGHVLEQLRNCLKGFHKPDLKKIVIAYEPVWAIGTGKTATPEDAQEVCAAIRKELRKIGSDEIAENCRILYGGSVKSINTLDIMKEEDVDGALVGGASLDPEEFARISKFHRVLNKA; encoded by the coding sequence ATGCGCAAACCTTTGATTGCTGGTAATTGGAAGATGAACCTGAATCATCTAGAGGCGATTGCAGTTACCCAAAAATTAGCTTACTCACTTGAGGATCGAGATTACGATGCGGTTGAAATCGTAATAATTCCACCATTTACCGATCTTAGATCAGTTCAAACATTAATTGATGGTGATCGCCTACGTTTATTATACGGAGCGCAAGATGTGTCTGCATCTGCATCAGGTGCTCATACTGGTGATATATCTGGATCGATGCTTGCTAAATTAGGTTGCACCTACGTTTTGGTAGGTCATAGTGAGCGCCGTGCCAATCATAAAGAGAGTGATGAGCTTGTTAATAAAAAAATTAAAGCACTTCTAGCTAATGAATTAAAACCGATCCTTTGTGTCGGTGAGGAGCTTGAGATTCGTGATGCAGGAAATCATATTGGGCATGTATTGGAACAATTGAGAAATTGTCTTAAAGGTTTTCATAAACCAGATTTGAAAAAGATTGTAATTGCCTATGAACCTGTTTGGGCGATTGGAACAGGCAAGACCGCAACTCCTGAGGATGCTCAAGAGGTGTGTGCTGCAATTCGAAAGGAGTTGAGGAAAATCGGTAGTGATGAGATAGCTGAAAACTGCAGAATTCTTTATGGCGGGTCAGTGAAATCGATTAATACTCTGGATATTATGAAAGAGGAAGATGTGGACGGCGCATTAGTAGGAGGTGCCTCGTTAGATCCAGAGGAGTTTGCAAGAATTTCTAAATTCCATCGGGTTTTAAACAAGGCATAG
- a CDS encoding phosphoglycerate kinase, producing the protein MGIKTLSQLDLQNKRVVLRCDLNVPIKDGVITDDGRIRASLSTIKKLLANNCSIVIVAHLGRPKADQKSNFSLAPVAKRLGELLKRDVAFSPEITGIKQKTDSLQSGQILLIENIRFLAAETSKDESERNALAAELATYGHLYVADGFGAVHRKHASVFELAKLMPHAAGDLISAEVQVLESLSTNPKRPYGVVLGGAKVSDKIGVISNLLDKVDLIAIGGGMVFTFLAAQGKEIGKSLVEKDLIPIVQDLLKRAAALGVKLILPTDIVVAKEFDAESNPMTVSSDEIPRDQMGLDIGPNSARYFAEELGKCKTVFWNGPMGVFEFENFSNGTRVVAKALSKIDGISVVGGGDSAAAVRKLGFKDQDFGYISTGGGASLEYLEGKELPGLMAIS; encoded by the coding sequence ATGGGGATCAAAACACTTTCGCAATTAGATCTACAGAATAAAAGAGTTGTATTGCGGTGTGACTTGAATGTACCAATTAAAGATGGTGTTATAACAGATGATGGTCGAATCCGTGCCTCTTTAAGTACCATAAAAAAACTGTTAGCGAATAACTGCTCAATTGTAATCGTTGCCCATCTTGGTCGACCAAAAGCAGATCAAAAGAGCAATTTCTCACTTGCTCCAGTTGCAAAACGACTTGGTGAGTTACTAAAAAGAGATGTAGCTTTTTCACCAGAAATCACCGGGATTAAACAAAAAACTGATTCATTGCAATCTGGTCAGATATTGCTAATAGAAAATATCAGATTCCTGGCTGCGGAAACCAGTAAAGATGAGTCTGAACGAAATGCTTTGGCCGCTGAGCTAGCTACCTATGGACATCTCTATGTCGCAGATGGCTTTGGAGCGGTGCATCGTAAGCATGCATCTGTTTTTGAGTTGGCGAAATTAATGCCTCATGCGGCTGGAGATTTAATCAGCGCTGAGGTGCAGGTACTTGAAAGTCTTAGTACTAATCCGAAACGTCCCTATGGAGTAGTTCTGGGCGGAGCAAAGGTTTCGGACAAAATAGGGGTAATTTCAAATTTGCTTGATAAAGTGGATTTAATTGCAATTGGAGGTGGAATGGTATTTACTTTTTTGGCAGCTCAAGGCAAGGAAATAGGCAAGTCATTAGTCGAAAAGGATTTGATCCCGATTGTGCAAGATTTATTGAAACGTGCAGCTGCGCTTGGAGTAAAACTAATTTTACCCACAGATATTGTTGTTGCCAAGGAGTTTGATGCCGAATCTAATCCGATGACAGTTTCATCTGATGAAATACCAAGGGATCAAATGGGATTAGATATTGGCCCCAATAGTGCGCGTTATTTTGCCGAGGAATTAGGCAAGTGTAAAACAGTTTTTTGGAATGGTCCTATGGGAGTGTTTGAGTTTGAGAATTTTTCAAATGGAACAAGAGTGGTGGCAAAAGCCCTTAGCAAAATTGATGGAATCAGTGTGGTCGGCGGGGGAGATTCAGCTGCTGCTGTACGTAAACTAGGATTTAAAGATCAGGATTTTGGCTATATTTCAACAGGTGGTGGCGCATCTCTGGAGTATCTTGAGGGAAAAGAACTACCTGGCCTAATGGCGATAAGTTAG
- the gap gene encoding type I glyceraldehyde-3-phosphate dehydrogenase, whose amino-acid sequence MIKVGVNGFGRIGRNFLRAAIESGANFEIVGVNDLTDNATLAHLLKYDSILGRLKQPVTFTDSTITVGGKTISVSAERDPANIPWGKLGVDVVVESTGIFTKAADARKHIAAGAKKVIISAPATDEDITIVMGVNHEKYDSSKHNIISNASCTTNCLAPMAKVLNDEFGIVRGLMTTIHAYTNDQVILDFPHKDLRRSRAAALSIIPTSTGAAKAISLVLPELKGKLDGYALRVPVPTGSATDLTVELSKEVTVADINSALKKASDGSLKGFMTYTEDPIVSADIVTDPSSCIVDAGLTKVIGSTAKVVGWYDNEWGYSNRLVDLIQFIGKSI is encoded by the coding sequence ATGATAAAGGTTGGCGTAAATGGTTTTGGAAGAATCGGTAGAAATTTTCTTCGGGCGGCAATTGAATCTGGTGCAAATTTTGAAATAGTTGGTGTAAATGACCTGACCGACAATGCGACCCTTGCTCATTTATTGAAGTATGACTCGATATTAGGACGTTTAAAACAGCCAGTGACATTTACTGACTCCACAATCACCGTGGGCGGCAAAACTATTTCAGTCAGCGCTGAACGTGATCCTGCCAACATCCCGTGGGGAAAGTTGGGCGTGGATGTAGTGGTGGAATCAACAGGAATATTTACCAAAGCGGCAGATGCCAGAAAACATATTGCAGCTGGCGCTAAAAAAGTTATTATTTCTGCTCCAGCAACTGATGAAGATATAACAATCGTTATGGGTGTGAATCATGAAAAATATGATTCAAGCAAACACAATATAATTTCAAACGCCTCCTGCACAACAAATTGTCTGGCGCCAATGGCGAAGGTGCTAAATGATGAATTTGGAATTGTTCGTGGATTAATGACCACAATTCATGCTTATACAAATGATCAAGTCATCCTGGACTTTCCGCATAAAGATCTTAGACGCTCACGAGCTGCGGCACTTTCAATAATTCCAACCTCTACCGGAGCTGCAAAAGCAATCTCATTGGTATTGCCCGAATTAAAGGGGAAACTTGATGGTTATGCCTTAAGAGTTCCTGTACCAACTGGTTCTGCCACTGATCTGACAGTGGAGTTATCCAAAGAAGTCACTGTGGCCGATATTAACTCGGCCCTTAAGAAAGCAAGTGATGGGTCATTAAAAGGTTTTATGACCTACACCGAGGATCCAATAGTTTCTGCCGACATTGTTACTGATCCAAGTTCATGCATAGTCGATGCAGGTTTAACTAAGGTAATTGGTAGTACCGCAAAAGTCGTTGGTTGGTATGACAATGAATGGGGATACTCGAATAGATTGGTCGACCTGATTCAATTTATTGGTAAATCTATATAA
- the whiA gene encoding DNA-binding protein WhiA, whose product MAMTEAVKDELSRLSITKPCCRKAEVSALLRFAGGLHVAAGKIIIEVELDTAQSARRLRKDISEVFGHESELSVVSSSGIRKGSRYIVRVLVDGDALARQTGLVDANNRPIRGLPPQVVSAAICDSEAAWRGAFLAHGSLTEPGRSSALEITCPGPEAALALVGAARRLGIVAKAREVRSVDRVVIRDGDAIGALLTRLGAHETVLAWEERRMRREVRATANRLANFDDANLRRSARAAVAASARVQRAMEILGPQIPDHLKEAGELRVNHGQASLEELGSLASPPMTKDAIAGRIRRLLAMADKRARELGVPDTEASISPDLLN is encoded by the coding sequence ATGGCAATGACCGAAGCAGTTAAAGATGAGTTAAGTAGACTCTCTATAACTAAGCCTTGCTGCCGTAAAGCTGAGGTATCTGCATTGCTTAGATTTGCAGGGGGATTGCATGTAGCTGCTGGAAAAATAATTATTGAGGTGGAGTTAGATACCGCACAAAGTGCGCGGCGCCTACGAAAAGACATATCAGAGGTATTTGGCCATGAAAGCGAGCTATCGGTAGTTTCATCAAGTGGAATTCGTAAAGGCAGCCGATATATTGTTCGAGTTTTAGTTGATGGCGATGCATTAGCTCGACAAACTGGATTGGTAGATGCCAACAACAGACCAATTAGAGGATTACCACCTCAGGTGGTCTCTGCTGCTATTTGTGATTCTGAAGCGGCATGGCGCGGTGCGTTTCTCGCTCATGGTTCGTTAACTGAACCAGGCAGATCATCAGCCTTAGAAATAACTTGCCCTGGACCAGAGGCGGCGTTAGCGCTAGTAGGAGCAGCCCGCAGATTGGGAATTGTTGCAAAGGCGCGAGAGGTTCGAAGTGTCGATCGAGTTGTAATCAGAGATGGGGATGCGATTGGTGCATTACTGACCCGACTTGGAGCACATGAAACAGTATTAGCTTGGGAAGAGCGAAGGATGCGTCGCGAAGTTAGAGCTACTGCAAATCGTTTAGCAAATTTTGATGATGCAAACCTACGTCGTTCTGCCAGAGCAGCAGTCGCCGCTTCAGCAAGAGTTCAGCGGGCAATGGAAATACTTGGCCCACAAATTCCAGATCATCTAAAAGAAGCAGGTGAACTCAGGGTTAATCATGGGCAAGCAAGTTTGGAAGAGTTGGGTTCACTTGCATCACCTCCAATGACGAAAGATGCAATTGCGGGAAGAATTCGGCGGTTACTAGCAATGGCTGATAAGCGAGCACGCGAACTAGGAGTACCAGATACTGAGGCAAGCATCAGTCCTGATTTATTGAACTAG
- a CDS encoding gluconeogenesis factor YvcK family protein: MAAKPKVVCLGGGHGLAATLAAMRTLTNNVTAVVTVADNGGSSGRLRAEFNSLPPGDLRMALAALCADDEWGKSWAEIMQYRFTSNGQMDNHAIGNLLLTALWDRDQDPVQGLDRVGQLLKVVGRVLPMALEPLDIEAKFTNSSGTSVVRGQVEVAAATGKVSDLRLIPERPKPTPEVSKALQEADWITIGPGSWLSSVMPHFLFTEQADQIRASKGRKIMIFNLPDKNISDEFAGFSFEAHLQLVLDHIPDLKIDIALIDNSLDNKETGFNDLVAKCGGKVLAFDLADKVQTFHHDRDKLISAFSHIFG; encoded by the coding sequence ATGGCCGCAAAGCCAAAGGTAGTTTGTTTAGGCGGTGGCCATGGACTTGCAGCCACACTGGCAGCGATGCGGACCCTGACAAATAATGTTACCGCTGTAGTAACGGTGGCAGATAATGGCGGGTCCTCGGGTCGCCTAAGAGCTGAATTTAATTCACTTCCGCCAGGTGATCTGCGAATGGCTTTGGCGGCTCTATGTGCAGATGATGAGTGGGGTAAGAGTTGGGCTGAAATTATGCAATATCGATTTACTAGTAATGGCCAAATGGATAATCACGCAATTGGAAACTTGCTGCTTACTGCCCTTTGGGATCGTGATCAAGATCCAGTTCAAGGATTAGATCGGGTTGGACAATTACTTAAGGTGGTGGGAAGAGTCCTGCCAATGGCACTTGAGCCTCTAGATATAGAAGCTAAGTTCACTAATTCATCTGGCACATCAGTAGTCCGAGGGCAAGTAGAGGTAGCAGCCGCAACTGGCAAAGTTAGCGACCTGCGTTTAATTCCAGAGCGACCAAAACCAACTCCTGAGGTAAGTAAAGCGTTGCAAGAAGCAGATTGGATTACCATCGGACCTGGCTCCTGGCTTTCTAGCGTTATGCCTCATTTTCTGTTCACCGAACAGGCAGATCAAATTCGCGCCAGTAAAGGACGAAAAATAATGATATTCAATCTGCCGGATAAGAATATTTCGGATGAATTTGCTGGTTTTTCATTTGAGGCTCACTTGCAGTTGGTTTTAGATCATATACCTGATCTGAAAATTGATATTGCTTTAATTGATAATTCACTAGATAACAAAGAAACAGGGTTTAATGACCTAGTTGCTAAGTGTGGTGGAAAAGTGTTGGCGTTTGACCTAGCAGATAAAGTGCAAACTTTCCACCATGATCGCGATAAATTAATTTCTGCTTTCAGCCACATTTTTGGTTAA
- the rapZ gene encoding RNase adapter RapZ, with protein sequence MKSDTEILVISGMSGAGKSTIAHTLEDLGWYVVDNLPPALLENLIDLVNVSMKRIAIVIDVRGRAFFNDLTKSLALLADQGVSRKILFVDAADEVLVRRFESTRRPHPLQGSDRVLDGIAKERERLREVKDSADLVIDSTSLNIHQLEKKINEYFTEDSNADLRVNILSFGYKYGIPIDADLVVDCRFIANPHWNPQLRPLTGLDKAVSSEILKSENVQDFLSKYQALFETMAIGFIGEGRRYLTLAIGCTGGKHRSVAITEELVAKLTAGSKLSNYKIETKGLHRDLGREI encoded by the coding sequence ATGAAAAGTGACACCGAGATATTGGTAATCAGCGGGATGAGTGGCGCGGGTAAATCCACGATTGCTCATACCTTGGAAGATCTAGGTTGGTATGTTGTAGATAACTTGCCACCAGCCCTACTTGAAAATTTGATTGATCTAGTAAATGTCTCGATGAAAAGAATAGCGATAGTCATAGATGTAAGGGGGAGAGCATTTTTTAATGATCTAACTAAATCATTGGCCCTACTGGCGGATCAAGGTGTTTCAAGAAAGATACTATTTGTAGACGCGGCAGATGAGGTGCTAGTTCGCCGATTTGAATCAACTAGGCGGCCACACCCATTACAAGGATCAGATCGAGTTCTTGATGGGATAGCCAAAGAACGAGAGCGACTGCGTGAAGTTAAGGATAGTGCTGATCTAGTGATTGATTCCACCTCACTTAATATCCATCAACTTGAAAAAAAGATTAATGAGTATTTTACTGAAGATTCAAATGCAGATTTAAGGGTCAATATCCTCTCCTTTGGCTATAAGTATGGAATCCCTATTGATGCAGATTTGGTTGTTGATTGTCGCTTCATTGCAAATCCACATTGGAATCCTCAGCTGCGCCCACTCACCGGACTCGATAAGGCGGTAAGTAGTGAGATTTTAAAGAGTGAGAATGTGCAGGATTTTTTAAGCAAGTATCAAGCGTTGTTTGAAACTATGGCTATTGGATTTATAGGAGAAGGTAGACGGTATTTAACTTTGGCCATTGGTTGCACTGGTGGGAAACATCGCTCCGTCGCAATCACCGAGGAGTTGGTAGCGAAATTAACGGCAGGTTCTAAACTTTCTAATTACAAAATAGAAACTAAAGGGTTACATCGAGATTTAGGCAGAGAGATATAA
- the uvrC gene encoding excinuclease ABC subunit UvrC: protein MADPKSYRPSNLPTEPGVYRFFDKDDKVIYVGKAKNIKNRLNSYFGSNLQIKTRRMVNTANRVDWVVVNTEVEALQLEFTWIKQYSPDFNVQFKDDKSYPYLAIDLSADYPRLFISRSKKMPGVKYFGPYSHAWALRSTFETLIKIYPVRTCSESNFQTAKRNKRQCLLGDIGKCAAPCVDWVNIEEHKKLVKDMVQFLEKSPEEISIRIEKEMQAAANDEEYEKAAKLRDQLEAINKAFESTDRFLNENIDADVLSIHEDITHAALSQFMVTAGRITGSRSWIIDRANLLEEESIISALVTKIYEEAIPPAEILVDKLPTDVSVLEQWLSEKRGKNVSVIQPARGEKLELVQMVKRNANQALIQYLSKRANDAAVSGGALADIAEQLELVELPLRIECFDISNIQGTSMVASMVVFEDGQPKKSDYRRFSIADESEFDDTKAMHHVISRRFKRYLDEKNIDISETTAQGGGRPKFAYPPQLVVVDGGKGQVNAAANALRELGINDVALCGLSKRLEEVWLPNNSEPIIFPRHSEALYLLQKIRDEAHRFAINFHRSKRSKVMLESLLDEVHGLGEVRRKALLTHFGSVSALRAATIEEIAVVPGIGEKMAKSIVDQIKLGSAETKVDMQTGEILDA from the coding sequence ATGGCAGATCCAAAGAGTTATCGCCCTAGCAATTTACCAACTGAACCTGGGGTCTATCGCTTCTTTGATAAAGATGACAAAGTAATTTATGTAGGCAAGGCCAAGAATATTAAAAACCGACTTAATTCTTATTTTGGTAGTAATTTACAAATCAAAACCAGACGAATGGTCAACACTGCTAATCGGGTTGATTGGGTTGTGGTTAATACTGAAGTCGAGGCACTGCAACTTGAATTTACTTGGATTAAGCAATACAGCCCAGATTTCAATGTGCAGTTTAAAGATGACAAATCGTATCCATATCTAGCGATTGACCTATCAGCAGATTACCCGAGATTATTCATATCTCGATCCAAAAAAATGCCCGGTGTTAAATATTTTGGTCCTTATTCGCATGCCTGGGCGTTACGTAGCACTTTTGAAACTTTAATTAAAATATATCCAGTAAGAACTTGTAGTGAATCTAATTTTCAAACGGCAAAACGAAACAAACGCCAATGCCTTTTGGGTGATATTGGAAAGTGCGCAGCACCATGTGTTGACTGGGTTAATATTGAAGAGCACAAAAAATTGGTAAAAGATATGGTGCAATTCTTGGAAAAATCGCCAGAGGAGATTTCGATAAGAATTGAAAAAGAGATGCAAGCGGCAGCAAATGACGAAGAGTATGAAAAGGCGGCGAAATTAAGAGACCAGCTGGAAGCAATAAACAAGGCTTTTGAATCCACAGATCGATTTTTAAATGAGAACATCGATGCGGATGTTTTATCTATTCATGAAGATATAACACATGCTGCTCTATCTCAATTTATGGTTACAGCTGGCAGAATTACAGGCTCCAGATCTTGGATTATCGATAGAGCCAATTTATTAGAGGAAGAGTCAATAATCTCCGCTTTAGTGACAAAGATATATGAAGAAGCTATCCCGCCGGCTGAAATTCTAGTAGACAAATTGCCTACTGATGTTTCAGTTCTGGAACAGTGGCTAAGTGAAAAACGCGGCAAAAACGTTAGTGTCATTCAACCTGCTAGAGGTGAAAAACTAGAGCTAGTGCAAATGGTTAAACGAAACGCTAATCAGGCACTAATTCAATACTTAAGTAAACGAGCTAATGATGCTGCAGTTAGTGGAGGAGCTCTAGCAGATATTGCTGAGCAATTAGAGCTTGTTGAATTACCACTTCGAATCGAATGCTTTGATATTTCAAATATTCAGGGAACAAGCATGGTGGCTTCCATGGTGGTTTTTGAAGATGGGCAACCAAAGAAAAGTGATTATCGTAGGTTTTCTATTGCCGATGAGTCTGAGTTTGATGACACTAAAGCAATGCATCATGTTATTAGTAGGAGATTTAAGCGTTACTTAGATGAGAAAAATATTGATATATCTGAGACCACTGCTCAAGGCGGTGGTCGTCCTAAATTTGCTTACCCACCACAATTAGTTGTAGTCGATGGTGGTAAAGGACAAGTCAATGCAGCCGCCAATGCGCTCAGGGAACTTGGCATAAATGATGTTGCCCTTTGTGGTTTATCAAAGCGGCTAGAAGAGGTTTGGCTTCCCAACAACAGTGAACCAATCATTTTTCCACGTCATAGCGAGGCGCTTTACCTTTTACAGAAAATTAGAGATGAGGCACATAGATTTGCCATTAATTTTCATAGAAGTAAGAGATCCAAAGTAATGCTTGAATCTCTGCTTGATGAGGTACATGGCCTTGGTGAGGTGCGACGAAAAGCTTTGTTAACGCATTTCGGATCCGTCAGCGCATTAAGGGCAGCAACTATTGAAGAAATCGCAGTTGTGCCCGGGATCGGTGAAAAGATGGCTAAATCAATTGTAGATCAGATCAAACTTGGTTCAGCAGAAACCAAGGTAGATATGCAAACGGGTGAAATTTTAGATGCTTGA